GCACCTGCCGCGCGAGCGCCTCCACGGCGAGATCGACCGCGGCGGCAAGGTCGGGCGCGGTCTCCTCGCTGTGGAAGATCCGCCCTTTCCCGAGGAGCGTCACCTCGGCGGTCCGCCGGTACTTCTCCGCGGAGAGAACCACCTTGGCCTCGTGGATCTTGGGGAGAATGCGCGAGAACTTCTGCACCTTCTGGCCGATCCGGGCCTTGAAGGCGGGGGTGAGGACGACGCCACGTCCGCTGATGATCACTTGCATGGCGCGCTCCTGGCGCTACCGCTTCTTCGGTGCCAGCCGGCGTTGGTGGGACGGGAGCAGGCCCACCTCCTCCCGATACTTGGCGACGGTGCGACGCGCGATCGAGAGCCCGCGGCTCTTGAGGATCTGGGTCACCTCCTGATCGGAGAGCGGCTTCCCCGGATCCTCCTGGCCGAGGAGCTCCTGGATCATCTTCTTCACCGAGATCGATGAGACCCGCTCCCCGCTCTCGGCGGCGATCCCGCTGTGGAAGAAGAACTTCAGCTCGAACAGGCCCTGGGGGGTCTGCACGTACTTGTTCGTGGTCACCCGGCTCACCGTCGACTCGTGCATGCCGATGTCCTCCGCTACGTCCCGGAGGGCGAGCGGCCGGAGCCCGGGCACGCCCTTGTCGAGGAACTCCCGCTGGAACTTCGCGATGCTCTGGGTGACCTTGCGGAGTGTGCGCTGGCGCTGGTCCACGCTCTTGATCAGAAAGAGCGCGGAGCGGATCTTGCTCTCGACGTACTGCCGCGCCTCGTCCCCCGCCCCGCGGAGGAAGCTCCGGTAGAAGGCGTTGAGCCGGAGCCGCGGGAGCCCGTCGTCGTTGAGCACCACCGCGTAGTCGTTCCCCATCTTGAACACGAAGACGTCCGGGACGACGTGCCGGGTGTCGGACGCGGTGAACCGGCGGCCGGGCTTGGGCTCGAGCGCCCAGATCTCCTCGACGGCTTCCATGATCCGGTCGACCGGGAGCTTGAGGACCCGCGCGACCTCCGGGAACCGGCGCGCGGCGAGCGCATCGAAGTGGTCCTGCACGATCTCGACCGCGACGGGGTCGGGCTGCGGGTCGGCGCGGAGCTGGAGCAGCAGGCACTCCTGGACGGTTCGCGCCGCCACGCCGGTCGGGTCGAAGGACTGCACCAGCGCCAGGGCCCGCTCGACCACCTCGGGCAGGAGCTGGGTGAACTCGGCGATCTCGGCGAGCTCGGCCCTGAGGTAGCCGTCCTCGTCGAGGTTCCCGATGATGGCGCTGCCGGCGGCCCGGAGCTGGGGGTCATCGGTGGCCACGCCGAGCTGCAGCTCCAGGTGGTCGGCCAGCGTCGACGTCGAGCGGACGAGGTTCTCCAGGGGGAATTCGTCGCGCTCCTCCTGCTGCACGAGCGTGGGTTCCTCCGGAACGTCGAACACGACGGACGTCAGGTCGAAGGGCAGATCCTCGGCCCGGTTACCGTCCGGCGTCGTCGCGTCGACGCTGGCGGGTTCGCTCGGCCCCGGAGCTTCGGCGGTGGCCCCTTCCCGGGGCTCGCCCGTGTCGGCGGGAACCTCTTCGAGGAGCGGGTTCTCGAGGAGCTCTTTCTCGATCACCTCTTGCAGCTCCAGCGTCGACAGCTGCAGGAGCTGGATGGCCTGCTGGAGCTGCGGGGTCATCACCAACCGCTGGGTCTGCCGGAGAGACAGTCTGACTTCGATCGCCATCGGCGGCAGTCCTGTCCCTAGAGGGAGAACTTCTCGCCGAGGTAGACTTCGCGGGCCTTGGGATCCCGGGCCAGCTCCCGGGCCGTGCCCGAAACCAGGACTTTGCCGTCGTAGAGGATGTAGGCGCGGTCCGTGATCGCCAGGGTCTCCCGCACGTTGTGGTCGGTGATGAGGATGCCGATCCCCCGGTCCCTCAGCGACCCCACGATCGCCTGGATGTCGCCGATGGCGATCGGGTCGATCCCGGTGAACGGCTCGTCGAGGAGCAGGTAGCGGGGCGACGTGACCAGGGCTCGGGTGATCTCGAGACGCCGGCGCTCGCCCCCCGACAGCGTGAAGGCGGGGACGCGCGCCAGGCGGGTCAGGTCGAGCTCCTCCAGCAGCTCGCCGAGGCGGGTCATCCGTTCCGAGCGCGACAGCTCCAGCGTCTCCAGGATCGCCAGGAGGTTCTCCTCCACGGTGAGCTTCCGAAAGACAGACGACTCCTGGGGAAGGTAGCCGAGCCCCAACCGACACCGCTTGTACATCGGGAGGTGCGTCACCTGCTGCCCCTCAAGGAAAATCCGGCCCGCATCGGGTCGGAGGTGTCCGACGATCATGTGGAAGGACGTGGTCTTGCCGGCCCCGTTCGGCCCGAGTAGCCCGACGATCTCGCCGCGCTGGATGTCCAGGCCCACGTTGTTCACGACCCGGCGGCCGCGGAACCACTTCGACAGCCCCTGCGCGACGAGTCCTTCCATGGGCCGCTACCGGCAGGCGGCGGGGCCGGCCGCTTTCGTCCCCTGGCGCCGGTCGTCGGACTTCGAGGAGAAGACGGCCCTCACCCGCTCCTGCTTCCCCCCCTGCACGATGCTCCGTTCCTCGGCCAGGTAGATCGTGATCCGTTCCCCGGTCACGACGTTGTCGTCCTGCCAGACCCGGGCGTTCCCCGTCAGCACGACGCGCTGCTCCAGGTCGTCGTACTCGCCGCGCCGGGCCGTGCCAATTCGACAATCCTTGGTGATAACCCGGACGTTCCCGGTGGACACGGTTCGGAGCACCCGCTCGCCGCGCTCGTCCAGGTACACCTCCATTCGGTCCGCGTACTGGATCGAGTTGTTCTGGCGGGCGACGACGTTGCCGGTGAAGATGACGAGCCCTTCCTTCTTCAGGCTCTCCATCTGGTCGGCGTCGACCACCACCGGCTGGTTCTTCTGGTCCTCCTCGGGCTTGAGCGCGGGAGCGTCGGCCGCCCGGGCTTTGGCCGGCTGCCGCTCGGCTTTCGGCTCACCGGTCGTGCCGGGTTTCCGGGGCTTGGCGGCGGGCTGGGCGTCAGCCAGGGCAGCGGCCAGCGCCACGGCGAGGAACGCCACGAACGCTGTGCGTTTCGCGGAGGCCATGCTCACGACTCGCCGCCCTTCGTCCCAGGCAACGGAAGCGGACCCGAGCGCGCGCGGGTGAACGTCGCGCTCACCCGCCCCTTCACGGCGGTCCGCTCCTCGGCCACCCGGCTCTCGAGCCCCTGACCCCGGACGATCACGCCCTTCCGGTAGAGGACTACCGGGGAGTCGGTCCAGACGCGCTTCTCCTTGGCCTGCCACCGGAGCGTGTCGGTCTCGAGCCTGATGCCGTCGGTCGAGACCAGGACCACGTTCTTCCGGATCACGACGTCCTTGGTGGTCTCGTGGAGGTCACCCTCCTCGCCGGTCACGTTCCACGTCCGGTCGGGCTCTTCGATCGTCACGGTGACCCGCCGGAGCCGCGTCCGGCCGTCCCGCTCGAAGACCTCCGCCTCGTCGGCGTCGAGCCTCCAGCGAACGTTCCCGCTCGTCTCTTCCTGGAGATGGACCTCCTTGATGCGGAAATCGGCCCTGGTGAGGGGTGGGTCCGCCGCCTCACCCGGAACGTTCCGGCCTCGGGACACCAGGATGCCGGCGACGATGAGCACGAAGACGCCGACGCCCGCGAGGATGGCCAGGGAGAGTTTTTGCATACTGCAATTTTAGTACCACAGTTGCTTGGCCCAGGGCAATCGGGAAAACAGGGCGCCCCCACCGACACCTTAGGCTCCGGGCGGCGGCCACGCGGCCCGGACTCGGAGAATCGCCTCCACGGCCTCGCGGACGGCCCCCGCCCCCCCGGGGCGCCGCGCTACCCAGTGGGCGACGGCCCTCACCTCGGGGACGGCGTCGGCCGGCGCGAGCGCGAGTCCGACCGAGGTCAGGAGCGGGAGGTCGGGCAGGTCATCCCCCATATACGCCACCTCGTCGCGCGCGACGCCGAGCCGCCCGAGGAGCGTGGTGAAGAACCCCTCCTTGTCCGCCACGCCCTGGTGGACCTCCCGGACCCCGAGGTCGGCCATCCGGCGCGAGACCGCCGCAGAGGCACGCGCCGAGACGATCGCGACCTGAAGCCCCGCGCGCTGGGCGGCGACCAGGCCGTAGCCGTCCTGGACATGGAAGACCGTCCACTCCTCCCCGCACGGGCCATAGTGGAGGCGCCCGTCGGTGAGGACCCCGTCGACGTCGAGAACGAGGAGCCGGACGGCCCGGGCGCGACGCGCGAAGGTCCGGACCACCCGGGAAGCGCGGCGGGCGGTCACACGATCTTGGCCCGGAGGATGTCGTGGAGGTGGATGATCCCAACCGGTTGCCGCCGGTGGTCGACCAGGACGAGCTGGGTGATCGCGTAATGCTCCATGACTTCGAGCGCCTTGGCGGCCAGCTCGCCCCGGTCGATGGTCTTCGGGTTGCGCGACATCACGTCCCGCGCGGCCTTGCCCAGGAGGCCCTGGCCCTTCTGCAGGGCCCGACGGAGGTCGCCGTCGGTGATGATTCCGGTGAGCTGGCCGTTGCCGTCCACGACCGTCGTGGCGCCGAGCCGCTTTGCGGTTATCTCAAGGATCGCCTCGCCGAGAGGCGTTCCCTCGCCGACGATCGGCACCGCCTCGCCGACGTGCATCAGGTCCTCGACCTTCAGGAAGCGGCGCCCCAGGCTCCCGCCCGGATGCGCGCCGGCGAAGTCCTCGGGCCTGACGCCCCGGAGTTCGGCGAGGGCCACAGCCAGCGCGTCGCCCATGGCCAGCGCCGCGGTCGTGCTCGAGGTCGGCACGAGGTCCATCGGGCAGGCCTCTTCGGGCACGCTGACGTCGAGTACGACATCCCCGCCCCGCGCCAGCGTCGATTTCGGATTCCCGGTGAGGACGATCAGCGGGACGCCGAGCCGCTTGATCGCGGGCAGGAGCGTAAGCACCTCCTCGGTCTCGCCGCTGCTCGAGATGGCGAGCACCACGTCACCCCGGGCCACCATGCCGATGTCCCCGTGCACGCCCTCGGCGGGATGGAGGAAGAGCGCCGGGGTCCCGATGCTAGCCAGGGTCGCCGCGACCTTGCGACCGATGATGCCCGACTTGCCGATCCCGGTCACCACGACCCGTCCCCGGCAGTCGCTCAGGAGCCCGAGCGCCCGCAGGAAGCGATCATCGAGCTTCCCGATCAGTCCGAGGATGCCTTCGGCCTCGACCCGAAGGACGCGCTCGGCGAGCTTGAGAAGCGGATCGGTCACCGCTGAGCCGTCAGGCCAGAGTGGATGGCCCGGATCTCGGCGAGCAGCCGGGGAAGGTCATCGAGCCGCAGCATGTTGGGACCGTCGGAGAGCGGGCGGCCGTCGGGCAGGGTGCGGTCCGGGTCCTCGTGGATTTCCATGAACAGCGCATCGATCCCCACCGCCACCGCGGCGCGCGCCAGGGCCGGGACGTACTTGCGCTCGCCGCCCGAGCGCTCACCGAGGCCGCCAGGGAGCTGCACCGAGTGCGTCGCGTCGAAGATCACCGGATAGCCGAGCTCGCGCATGTCCGCAAGTCCGCGGAAGTCCACGACCAGGTTATTATAGCCGAAGGTCGTCCCCCGCTCGGTGAGGAGAATGCGCTCGTTCCCGGTCGAGCGGATTTTCCCCACGACGTTCAGCATGTCCCGGGGGGCGAGGAACTGGCCTTTCTTCACGTTCACCGGCTTTCCGGTCCGGCCGCAGGCCACCACCAGATCGGTCTGGCGGCAGAGGAACGCGGGAACCTGGAGCACGTCCAGCACCTCGGCGGCGGGCTCCACCTCGGAAACGTCGTGGACGTCGGAGAGCACCGGCATCCCCAACGTCTCCTTCACCTTCCGGAGGATCCTCAGGCCTGCCTCCAAGCCAGGTCCGCGATACGCGCCCAATGACGAGCGGTTGGCCTTGTCGTAGGAGGACTTGTAGACGAACGGCACGCGGGCCGCCTCGGCCACCCGGGCCAGACGCTCGGCCAGCATGAGAGCGTGCGCTTCGTCCTCGATCGCGCACGGGCCGCCGACGAGTGCGAGCGGGTTGCCGCCGCCGATCCGGACCGGGCCGACGACCACCTCGCGCGTCACGAGCATCTCTTCCCTCGGCCCAGGGGTCCTGTCCCCGCGAACAGCCCCACGGTGCTCGCTCGCGCAGGCGCAGCAGCTCCTCGAAGGTGTGAACGCGAAGCCACAGGCGGGACGCCGGTTCCGCGCTGCGCTCCGCGCCGTGGGGCGCCCCGTTCACAGCGCCACCCCTGGCCGTCGGAAGACCGTGGAGATCTCACGCGTGGTCGCCCTGGTGCTCGAGCGCGCCCTTGATGAACGCCGCGAAGAGGGGGTGCGGCTCCCAGGGGCGCGACCGGAGCTCCGGGTGAAACTGCCCGGCGACGAACCACGGGTGATCGGGTAGCTCGATGATCTCCACGAGCTGCTTCTCCACCCACACCCCCGAGACCCGCAGGCCGTTCTTCTCCAGTTCGTTCAGGTAGTCATTGTTCACCTCGTAGCGGTGGCGGTGCCGCTCCTGGATGATGCCCTGACCGTAGGCCTTCGAGGCGTGGCTCCCCTCGCCGAGCACGATCGGGTAGACGCCGAGCCGCATGGTCCCCCCCTTCGCTGCGAGGCCGCGCTGCTCCGGCAACAGGTCGATGACCCGGTGCGGCGCGTGCGTGTCGAACTCGGATGAGTTGGCGCCCGCCAGCCCGCAGACGTGGCGCGCGAACTCGATGACCGCACACTGCATCCCCAGGCAGATCCCGAAGAAGGGCACCCCACGCTCGCGCGCGTACCGGATCGACCGGATCTTTCCCTCGATCCCCCGGTCGCCGAACCCGCCGGGGACCAGGATTCCGCTGACGTCCGCGAAACACCGGTCGGGCCCCTCGCGCTCCACGTGCTCCGCGTCCACCCAGCTCACGTGCACCCGCGCCTCGTTGGCGATCCCGCCGTGCGTGATGGCCTCGGCCAGGCTCTTGTAGGAGTCTTTCACGTCGAGATACTTCCCGACCACGGCGATGCGCGTCTTCCGGCTCGGGTGC
This portion of the Candidatus Rokuibacteriota bacterium genome encodes:
- the lptB gene encoding LPS export ABC transporter ATP-binding protein, which gives rise to MEGLVAQGLSKWFRGRRVVNNVGLDIQRGEIVGLLGPNGAGKTTSFHMIVGHLRPDAGRIFLEGQQVTHLPMYKRCRLGLGYLPQESSVFRKLTVEENLLAILETLELSRSERMTRLGELLEELDLTRLARVPAFTLSGGERRRLEITRALVTSPRYLLLDEPFTGIDPIAIGDIQAIVGSLRDRGIGILITDHNVRETLAITDRAYILYDGKVLVSGTARELARDPKAREVYLGEKFSL
- the lptA gene encoding lipopolysaccharide transport periplasmic protein LptA, whose amino-acid sequence is MASAKRTAFVAFLAVALAAALADAQPAAKPRKPGTTGEPKAERQPAKARAADAPALKPEEDQKNQPVVVDADQMESLKKEGLVIFTGNVVARQNNSIQYADRMEVYLDERGERVLRTVSTGNVRVITKDCRIGTARRGEYDDLEQRVVLTGNARVWQDDNVVTGERITIYLAEERSIVQGGKQERVRAVFSSKSDDRRQGTKAAGPAACR
- the rpoN gene encoding RNA polymerase factor sigma-54 codes for the protein MAIEVRLSLRQTQRLVMTPQLQQAIQLLQLSTLELQEVIEKELLENPLLEEVPADTGEPREGATAEAPGPSEPASVDATTPDGNRAEDLPFDLTSVVFDVPEEPTLVQQEERDEFPLENLVRSTSTLADHLELQLGVATDDPQLRAAGSAIIGNLDEDGYLRAELAEIAEFTQLLPEVVERALALVQSFDPTGVAARTVQECLLLQLRADPQPDPVAVEIVQDHFDALAARRFPEVARVLKLPVDRIMEAVEEIWALEPKPGRRFTASDTRHVVPDVFVFKMGNDYAVVLNDDGLPRLRLNAFYRSFLRGAGDEARQYVESKIRSALFLIKSVDQRQRTLRKVTQSIAKFQREFLDKGVPGLRPLALRDVAEDIGMHESTVSRVTTNKYVQTPQGLFELKFFFHSGIAAESGERVSSISVKKMIQELLGQEDPGKPLSDQEVTQILKSRGLSIARRTVAKYREEVGLLPSHQRRLAPKKR
- the lptC gene encoding LPS export ABC transporter periplasmic protein LptC; the encoded protein is MQKLSLAILAGVGVFVLIVAGILVSRGRNVPGEAADPPLTRADFRIKEVHLQEETSGNVRWRLDADEAEVFERDGRTRLRRVTVTIEEPDRTWNVTGEEGDLHETTKDVVIRKNVVLVSTDGIRLETDTLRWQAKEKRVWTDSPVVLYRKGVIVRGQGLESRVAEERTAVKGRVSATFTRARSGPLPLPGTKGGES
- a CDS encoding HAD hydrolase family protein, with product MVRTFARRARAVRLLVLDVDGVLTDGRLHYGPCGEEWTVFHVQDGYGLVAAQRAGLQVAIVSARASAAVSRRMADLGVREVHQGVADKEGFFTTLLGRLGVARDEVAYMGDDLPDLPLLTSVGLALAPADAVPEVRAVAHWVARRPGGAGAVREAVEAILRVRAAWPPPGA
- the kdsA gene encoding 3-deoxy-8-phosphooctulonate synthase; the encoded protein is MTREVVVGPVRIGGGNPLALVGGPCAIEDEAHALMLAERLARVAEAARVPFVYKSSYDKANRSSLGAYRGPGLEAGLRILRKVKETLGMPVLSDVHDVSEVEPAAEVLDVLQVPAFLCRQTDLVVACGRTGKPVNVKKGQFLAPRDMLNVVGKIRSTGNERILLTERGTTFGYNNLVVDFRGLADMRELGYPVIFDATHSVQLPGGLGERSGGERKYVPALARAAVAVGIDALFMEIHEDPDRTLPDGRPLSDGPNMLRLDDLPRLLAEIRAIHSGLTAQR
- a CDS encoding KpsF/GutQ family sugar-phosphate isomerase; amino-acid sequence: MTDPLLKLAERVLRVEAEGILGLIGKLDDRFLRALGLLSDCRGRVVVTGIGKSGIIGRKVAATLASIGTPALFLHPAEGVHGDIGMVARGDVVLAISSSGETEEVLTLLPAIKRLGVPLIVLTGNPKSTLARGGDVVLDVSVPEEACPMDLVPTSSTTAALAMGDALAVALAELRGVRPEDFAGAHPGGSLGRRFLKVEDLMHVGEAVPIVGEGTPLGEAILEITAKRLGATTVVDGNGQLTGIITDGDLRRALQKGQGLLGKAARDVMSRNPKTIDRGELAAKALEVMEHYAITQLVLVDHRRQPVGIIHLHDILRAKIV
- a CDS encoding CTP synthase, which produces KELRAIGIQPDILLCRTDRYLPPGIKSKIALFCDVAEGAVITAKDVETVYEVPLVFHREGLDAIIVKLLGLPDRPIDLSRWEDIVRRIKHPSRKTRIAVVGKYLDVKDSYKSLAEAITHGGIANEARVHVSWVDAEHVEREGPDRCFADVSGILVPGGFGDRGIEGKIRSIRYARERGVPFFGICLGMQCAVIEFARHVCGLAGANSSEFDTHAPHRVIDLLPEQRGLAAKGGTMRLGVYPIVLGEGSHASKAYGQGIIQERHRHRYEVNNDYLNELEKNGLRVSGVWVEKQLVEIIELPDHPWFVAGQFHPELRSRPWEPHPLFAAFIKGALEHQGDHA